One window of the Sulfitobacter alexandrii genome contains the following:
- a CDS encoding zinc transporter ZntB has translation MPICVFDVAGDGTTSVPNDTNLTGDGVYRWWHFDLADPMLVPWAEQHLHPIAGGALVQPKTRPRCDRFEGGLILNLRGINLNVGEDADEMISVRIYADEDVLVTVRRNKVFAIDAIRRLAEAGSAPPSTAEFLEHLITGLTDRVDQHVATIDERTDHYEIALEDKDTPMPRDLPDNRRAVIRLRRYLEPQRAALSKLSTLDLPMIPEAVALSLRELANRAAIDVEELDELQGRLISVQEEHDANIAQRQARHGYVLSLAAAIFLPLGFLTGLFGVNVAGMPGVDSPNAFAVLCLSMLGLSALMVILLKLVRWL, from the coding sequence ATGCCGATTTGCGTTTTCGATGTTGCCGGGGACGGGACGACATCCGTTCCGAACGACACCAACTTGACCGGTGACGGGGTCTACCGATGGTGGCATTTCGACCTCGCCGACCCGATGCTGGTCCCGTGGGCCGAGCAGCATCTGCATCCGATCGCCGGCGGTGCCTTGGTCCAGCCCAAGACCCGGCCGCGGTGCGACCGTTTCGAAGGCGGGCTGATCCTGAACCTTCGCGGCATCAACCTCAACGTGGGAGAGGACGCGGACGAGATGATCTCCGTCCGGATCTATGCGGACGAGGACGTGCTGGTGACCGTGCGGCGCAACAAGGTCTTCGCCATCGACGCGATACGCCGCCTGGCAGAAGCGGGCTCCGCCCCCCCGAGCACCGCGGAATTTCTGGAACATCTGATCACGGGGCTGACCGATCGGGTGGACCAGCACGTGGCCACCATCGACGAGCGCACGGATCACTACGAAATCGCGCTGGAGGACAAGGACACCCCGATGCCGCGCGACCTGCCCGACAATCGTCGCGCCGTGATCCGCCTGCGCCGATACCTCGAGCCGCAGCGCGCCGCCCTGAGCAAGCTTTCCACGCTGGACCTGCCCATGATCCCCGAGGCCGTCGCGCTGTCCTTGCGCGAACTCGCCAACCGCGCGGCCATCGACGTGGAGGAACTGGACGAGCTTCAGGGGCGGCTGATCTCGGTCCAGGAAGAACACGACGCCAACATCGCGCAGCGGCAGGCGCGACACGGTTACGTCCTGTCGCTTGCCGCTGCCATCTTCTTGCCCCTTGGCTTCCTGACCGGCCTTTTCGGCGTCAACGTCGCCGGCATGCCGGGCGTGGACTCTCCCAATGCCTTCGCCGTCCTGTGCCTGTCCATGTTGGGCCTGAGCGCGCTGATGGTGATCCTGCTCAAGCTGGTGCGCTGGCTCTAG